From Mustela erminea isolate mMusErm1 chromosome 1, mMusErm1.Pri, whole genome shotgun sequence, a single genomic window includes:
- the GATA2 gene encoding endothelial transcription factor GATA-2 produces MEVAPEQPRWMAHPAVLNAQHPDSHHPGLAHNYMEPAQLLPPDEVDVFFNHLDSQGNPYYANPAHARARVSYSPAHARLTGGQMCRPHLLHSPGLPWLDGGKAALSAAAAHHHNPWTVSPFSKTPLHPSAAGGPGGPLSVYPGAGGGSAGGSGSSVASLTPTAAHSGSHLFGFPPTPPKEVSPDPSTTGAASPASSSAGGSAARGEDKDGVKYQVSLTDSMKMESGSPLRPGLAAMGTQPATHHPIPTYPSYVPAAAHDYSSGLFHPGGFLGGPASSFTPKQRSKARSCSEGRECVNCGATATPLWRRDGTGHYLCNACGLYHKMNGQNRPLIKPKRRLSAARRAGTCCANCQTTTTTLWRRNANGDPVCNACGLYYKLHNVNRPLTMKKEGIQTRNRKMSTKSKKNKKGAECFEELSKCMQEKASPFSAAALAGHMAPVGHLPPFSHSGHILPTPTPIHPSSSLSFGHPHPSSMVTAMG; encoded by the exons ATGGAGGTGGCGCCGGAGCAGCCGCGCTGGATGGCGCACCCCGCGGTGCTGAATGCGCAGCACCCCGACTCGCATCACCCGGGCCTGGCGCACAACTACATGGAGCCCGCGCAGCTGCTGCCTCCCGATGAGGTGGACGTCTTCTTCAACCACCTAGACTCTCAAGGCAACCCCTATTACGCCAACCCAGCCCACGCGCGGGCACGCGTCTCCTACAGCCCGGCGCACG CCCGCCTGACAGGAGGCCAGATGTGCCGCCCACACTTGTTGCACAGCCCTGGGTTGCCCTGGCTCGACGGGGGTAAAGCTGCCCTCTCCGCCGCTGCGGCCCACCACCACAATCCCTGGACCGTGAGCCCCTTCTCCAAGACACCGCTGCACCCCTCAGCGGCTGGAGGCCCTGGAGGCCCCCTCTCTGTGTacccaggggcagggggtgggagtgcGGGAGGCAGCGGGAGCTCTGTGGCCTCCCTCACTCCCACGGCAGCCCACTCGGGCTCCCACCTCTTTGGATTCCCACCCACTCCGCCCAAGGAAGTGTCTCCTGACCCCAGCACCACCGGGGctgcctctccagcctcctcttcCGCAGGGGGTAGTGCAGCCCGGGGGGAGGACAAGGATGGCGTCAAGTACCAGGTGTCACTGACTGATAGTATGAAGATGGAAAGCGGCAGTCCCCTGCGCCCAGGCCTGGCTGCCATGGGCACCCAGCCTGCCACacaccaccccatccccacctaCCCGTCCTACGTACCGGCCGCTGCCCACGACTATAGCAGCGGACTCTTCCACCCTGGAGGCTTCCTGGGTGGCCCTGCCTCCAGCTTCACCCCTAAGCAGCGCAGCAAGGCACGCTCCTGCTCAG AAGGCCGGGAGTGTGTCAACTGTGGGGCCACGGCCACCCCTCTCTGGCGGCGAGACGGCACCGGGCACTACCTGTGTAACGCCTGCGGGCTTTACCACAAGATGAACGGGCAGAACCGGCCACTCATCAAGCCCAAGCGAAGACTG tCGGCCGCCAGGAGAGCCGGCACCTGTTGTGCAAATTGTCAGACGACAACCACCACCTTATGGCGCCGAAACGCCAACGGGGACCCTGTCTGCAACGCCTGTGGCCTCTACTACAAGCTGCACAAT GTGAACAGGCCACTGACCATGAAGAAGGAAGGGATCCAGACGAGGAATCGGAAGATGTCCACCAAGtccaagaagaacaagaaaggtGCAGAGTGCTTCGAGGAGCTGTCCAAGTGCATGCAGGAGAAGGCCTCCCCCTTCAGCGCTGCTGCCCTGGCCGGACACATGGCGCCTGTGGGCCATCTCCCGCCCTTCAGCCACTCGGGACACATCTTGCCCACCCCTACGCCCATccacccctcctccagcctctcctttGGCCACCCCCACCCATCCAGCATGGTGACCGCCATGGGCTAG